A single region of the Rattus rattus isolate New Zealand chromosome 8, Rrattus_CSIRO_v1, whole genome shotgun sequence genome encodes:
- the Taf1d gene encoding TATA box-binding protein-associated factor RNA polymerase I subunit D codes for MAQSEVNSVDCVTSDRDGDIGDQSDDSSNSSLFKTQCVPSPTRKQRIPTVKCVPSLASVETDSSSDSSLEPRPLTLKAIFERFKKKKRKKRKKRKYKPKLRRQGRPSGTRNIRRSQIDAKQIKDKGAVFPFLESESGRKTLPWKKILTYEQAVARGFFHHIEKLKYEHHLKECLSQMHAGEDLEKEDFDSRRHKYMDDDGPLSPIEEPSTEDEATDPQSECDIKLVEDSCFIISTEFPRKRNLEQEKIKKESAFSKKTKAKDATQRGHRRSWKGDERVNIEEGKDHKGLCCVCQEDEET; via the exons ATGGCTCAATCAGAGGTGAATTCTGTTGACTGTGTGACATCGGATAGAGATGGGGACATTGGAGATCAAAG tGATGACTCATCCAATAGCAGCTTATTTAAAACACAGTGTGTTCCTTCACCTACAAGAAAGCAAAGAATCCCTACTGTGAAATGTGTTCCTTCACTTGCAAGTGTTGAAACAGATTCATCAAGTGACTCTTCTCTAGAACCAAGGCCTTTGACTTTAAAGgctatttttgaaagatttaagaaaaagaaaaggaaaaagaggaaaaagagaaaatataagcCAAAATTAAGACGACAAGGAAGACCATCTGGAACGAGGAACATTAGAAGGTCACAAATAGAtgcaaaacaaattaaagacaaaGGAGCTGTGTTTCCGTTCTTAGAATCTGAAAGTGGAAGAAAGACTTTACCTTGGAAGAAAATTTTAACATATGAg CAAGCAGTTGCAAGAGGATTTTTTCACCACATTGAAAAACTCAAGTATGAACACCACCTTAAGGAATGCTTGAGCCAAATGCATGCTGGGGAAGATTTAGAAAAGGAAGACTTTGACAGCCGTAGACACAAGTACATGGATGATGATGGTCCTCTTTCTCCTATTGAAGAGCCGTC AACTGAAGATGAAGCAACAGATCCTCAGTCTGAATGTGATATCAAGTTGGTT gAAGACAGTTGCTTTATAATAAGTACAGAATTCCCAAGGAAGAGAAACTTAGAACAAGAAAAGATTAAGAAAGAATCTGCATTCTCTAAAAAGACCAAAGCCAAGGATGCCACACAGAGAGGGCACAGAAGGTCCTGGAAAGGAGATGAACGTGTGAATATCGAGGAAGGTAAAGACCACAAGGGATTGTGTTGTGTATGTCAAGAAGATGAAGAAACGTAA